Proteins from one Burkholderia oklahomensis C6786 genomic window:
- a CDS encoding DNA internalization-related competence protein ComEC/Rec2 — protein MRAMCGAFALGVVALQQQAALPGAAAWAGGGLAFGLCVWLAAALRGDARARMRRAGFCACCCAAALAGFGYAAARAQWRLSDALPEPWEGRDIVVTGAVRGLPSRDANGVRFLFDVDGNDAGVARFPATLSLAWYAFGRTALPPELVPGDRWRLRVRLKRPHGNANFGVRDAEAAWLARGIRALGYVSAPRDARRLASGAPGIAAAIDRLRARLRGRIVDVLGDAAHRGIVVALAIGAQGDIGDDDWRVLRDTGTSHLVAISGLHVGMVGGLCAWLAGGFWRRSGCVGRNWPLVLPAQKVAAIGAIAGSAGYAALAGFNVPAQRAWWMLAAAGVAYLGGRSLAPSSVLAAALGCVLLVDPWAVTAPGFWLSFGAVAAILFVSSGRSAARDAREANDGRGARVAIDGGDGVPPSRAARLRTACARAMTRLARRVRDAARAQYAVTIALAPLTVLWFAQIPLAGPLANAFAIPWVGSLVTPTVLAGVVLPAPLDAIAFAFAHALVATLMRLLEATAGAGRTVWMLPMPGGLALATAAAGVVWALTPRGWPLRHAAPLAWLPLLAPASHAPPEGAFRLTALDVGQGSAVLIETARHALLFDAGPGPEASNAGERVVVPFLRAQGVRALDALVVSHADSDHAGGAPAVLESVAVAQMTGGLPPSNRLWRAARTAGVTDALPCAAGQRWRWDGVEFATLWPDGGPRAGGATNAQSCVLRVSAGARAALLTGDVDARSERTLVAGSRGALAAQVLVVPHHGSRTSSTEPFLDSVEPRIAVFQVGYANRFQHPHPTVWARYVGRGIELPRTDRDGAVRIDVASNGAAPVPIRYRDAHRRYWMGR, from the coding sequence ATGCGGGCGATGTGCGGCGCGTTCGCGCTCGGCGTCGTCGCGCTGCAGCAGCAGGCGGCGCTGCCGGGCGCGGCGGCATGGGCGGGCGGCGGGCTCGCGTTCGGCTTGTGCGTATGGCTCGCGGCCGCGCTGCGCGGCGATGCGCGTGCGCGCATGCGGCGGGCCGGTTTCTGCGCGTGCTGTTGCGCCGCGGCGCTCGCGGGCTTCGGCTACGCGGCGGCGCGCGCGCAGTGGCGTCTGAGCGATGCGCTGCCCGAGCCGTGGGAAGGGCGCGACATCGTCGTGACTGGCGCGGTGCGCGGGCTGCCGTCGCGCGACGCGAACGGCGTGCGTTTCCTGTTCGACGTCGACGGCAACGACGCGGGCGTCGCCCGGTTTCCCGCGACGCTGTCGCTCGCCTGGTACGCGTTCGGGCGCACGGCGCTGCCGCCCGAGCTCGTGCCGGGCGACCGATGGCGGCTGCGCGTGCGTCTGAAGCGCCCGCACGGCAACGCGAACTTCGGCGTGCGCGACGCGGAGGCGGCATGGCTCGCGCGCGGCATCCGGGCGCTCGGCTACGTGTCCGCGCCGCGCGATGCGCGGCGGCTGGCGAGCGGGGCGCCCGGCATTGCCGCCGCGATCGACCGGCTGCGCGCGCGGCTGCGCGGCCGGATCGTCGACGTGCTCGGCGACGCCGCGCATCGCGGAATCGTCGTCGCGCTCGCGATCGGCGCGCAGGGCGACATCGGCGACGACGACTGGCGCGTCCTGCGCGACACCGGCACGAGCCACCTGGTCGCGATCTCCGGGCTGCACGTCGGGATGGTCGGCGGCTTGTGCGCGTGGCTCGCAGGCGGGTTCTGGCGGCGCTCGGGCTGCGTCGGGCGGAACTGGCCGCTCGTCTTGCCCGCGCAGAAGGTCGCGGCGATCGGCGCGATCGCCGGCAGCGCCGGCTATGCTGCGCTCGCCGGCTTCAACGTGCCCGCGCAGCGTGCGTGGTGGATGCTTGCCGCCGCGGGCGTCGCGTATCTGGGCGGGCGTTCGCTCGCGCCGTCGTCGGTGCTGGCGGCGGCGCTCGGCTGCGTGCTGCTCGTCGATCCGTGGGCGGTGACGGCGCCGGGATTCTGGCTGTCGTTCGGCGCGGTCGCGGCGATCCTGTTCGTGTCGTCGGGGCGGAGTGCCGCGCGCGATGCGCGTGAGGCGAACGATGGGCGCGGAGCGCGCGTCGCAATCGATGGTGGCGACGGCGTGCCGCCGTCGCGCGCCGCGCGGTTGCGCACGGCGTGCGCGCGGGCGATGACGCGACTCGCCCGGCGGGTGCGCGATGCCGCACGCGCGCAGTACGCGGTGACGATCGCGCTCGCGCCGCTCACCGTGCTGTGGTTCGCGCAGATTCCGCTCGCCGGGCCGCTCGCGAACGCGTTCGCGATCCCCTGGGTCGGCTCGCTCGTCACGCCGACGGTGCTCGCAGGCGTCGTGCTTCCCGCGCCGCTCGATGCTATCGCCTTCGCGTTCGCACATGCGCTCGTCGCGACGTTGATGCGGCTCCTCGAGGCGACGGCCGGCGCGGGGCGCACGGTCTGGATGTTGCCGATGCCGGGCGGCCTCGCGCTCGCGACGGCGGCGGCGGGCGTCGTCTGGGCGCTGACGCCGCGCGGCTGGCCGCTGCGTCACGCGGCGCCGCTTGCTTGGCTGCCGCTGCTCGCGCCGGCGTCGCATGCGCCGCCCGAAGGCGCGTTCCGGCTGACGGCGCTCGACGTCGGGCAGGGCTCCGCGGTGCTGATCGAGACCGCGCGGCACGCGCTGCTGTTCGACGCGGGCCCGGGGCCCGAGGCGTCGAACGCGGGCGAGCGGGTCGTCGTGCCGTTCCTGCGCGCGCAGGGCGTGCGCGCGCTCGACGCGCTCGTCGTGAGCCACGCGGACTCGGACCACGCGGGCGGCGCGCCCGCCGTGCTCGAATCGGTCGCGGTCGCGCAGATGACGGGCGGCTTGCCGCCTTCGAATCGCCTCTGGCGCGCCGCGCGCACAGCCGGCGTGACGGATGCGCTGCCGTGCGCGGCGGGGCAGCGCTGGCGCTGGGACGGCGTCGAATTCGCGACGCTCTGGCCCGACGGCGGCCCACGGGCGGGCGGTGCGACGAACGCGCAGTCATGCGTGCTGCGCGTATCGGCGGGCGCGCGCGCGGCGCTCCTGACGGGCGACGTCGACGCGCGCTCCGAGCGCACGCTCGTCGCCGGATCGCGCGGGGCGCTCGCCGCGCAGGTGCTCGTCGTCCCGCATCACGGCAGCCGCACGTCGTCGACCGAACCTTTCCTCGATTCGGTCGAGCCGCGCATTGCCGTATTTCAGGTAGGCTACGCGAATAGGTTCCAGCATCCGCATCCGACCGTCTGGGCGCGCTATGTCGGGCGCGGCATCGAGCTGCCGCGCACCGACCGCGACGGCGCGGTGCGCATCGACGTGGCGTCGAACGGCGCGGCCCCCGTGCCGATCCGATACCGGGATGCGCACCGGCGCTACTGGATGGGCCGGTGA